The following are encoded in a window of Aerococcus sanguinicola genomic DNA:
- a CDS encoding GNAT family N-acetyltransferase: MEVLAYQDEDIAQMTAIWNDVLEDGLAFPGTDLYSEAGFADYLSHKSAVTCLKEGDRVAGFYTLQPNNIGRCGHVANASYCMNKAFRGRGLFSSLVAASLEEAKALGFKGMQYNAVVAINYAALKVYTQNGFQIVGTIPNGFLLKNGTYCNIYVMYRDL; encoded by the coding sequence ATGGAAGTATTAGCCTATCAAGACGAAGATATTGCGCAGATGACGGCCATCTGGAACGATGTGCTTGAGGATGGTCTGGCTTTTCCGGGGACAGATCTTTATAGCGAAGCAGGCTTTGCGGATTATTTGAGCCATAAATCGGCGGTGACTTGTTTGAAGGAAGGGGACAGGGTGGCTGGTTTCTACACCCTCCAGCCCAACAATATCGGCCGCTGTGGGCATGTAGCCAATGCTTCTTACTGTATGAATAAGGCCTTCCGCGGGCGGGGACTCTTCTCTAGCTTGGTGGCAGCTTCCTTGGAAGAAGCCAAGGCGCTGGGCTTTAAGGGGATGCAGTACAATGCTGTGGTCGCCATCAACTACGCGGCCCTCAAGGTCTATACCCAGAACGGTTTCCAAATTGTTGGAACTATCCCCAATGGCTTCCTGCTGAAGAACGGGACTTACTGTAATATCTATGTCATGTACCGGGATCTTTAA